The Bradysia coprophila strain Holo2 unplaced genomic scaffold, BU_Bcop_v1 contig_70, whole genome shotgun sequence genome contains a region encoding:
- the LOC119083555 gene encoding uncharacterized protein LOC119083555 → MHKMCSPTIRHARDADGNFLPPQTFISSGSQIMVALRRPNSGANEPNNNDEFIDGAYMFHDEQQSGTLQPTSLCNTDHYGLSSPIIGNVLGPGTEHLYWNIEGSLSCAHHFIPAANQSVIVTIDSLDRLGNEPHCETVCGDAGCQCLTNTLPIEEIDHLAMYSENGRMVNCLCGSFRSEWLPVSLRSWSPVKLIYSVAHYSWSSKGFTFRSSYSFNTDAICGRKTFTTHSGELTSNNFPTAFSLNSFYHQQCTWILDSKVERQLFVEISTEQSRSCSAWNISLHEYSPSEDDPLHAGVLLHLFCPRDRKKQYNMPWKLSTVVIRAQAMTRTAPVYTIKWTSQVVRSNNRLGPPTPAPNAVSSAQMSIKSSSCFYLTFCVRIIVLVLFVTNRNS, encoded by the exons ATGCATAAAATGTGTTCGCCCACGATTCGGCATGCAAGGGATGCTGATGGGAATTTTTTGCCACCACAAACGTTTATATCGTCTGGGTCGCAAATTATGGTCGCACTGCGTAGACCGAATTCGGGTGCTAACGAGCCCAACAATAATGATGAGTTCATCGATGGTGCATACATGTTCCATGATG AACAACAGAGCGGCACTCTACAGCCCACTTCACTTTGCAACACGGATCACTATGGATTAAGTAGTCCAATAATCGGAAATGTTCTTGGACCTGGAACTGAACACTTGTATTGGAATATTGAGGGATCGCTGTCCTGCGCTCATCATTTTATTCCTGCTGCCAATCAAAGTGTCATTGTAACT ATTGACTCATTGGATCGCTTGGGTAATGAGCCACATTGTGAGACGGTTTGTGGTGATGCTGG ATGTCAATGCCTTACAAATACACTTCCTATTGAAGAAATCGATCACTTAGCAATGTACTCCGAAAATGGACGCATGGTTAATTGTTTATGCGGATCATTTCGATCAGAATGGCTTCCAGTGTCTTTGCGAAGTTGGAGTCCAGTAAAATTAATATATTCG GTGGCGCACTATTCGTGGAGCTCGAAAGGATTCACATTCAGGTCTTCTTATAGCTTTAATACCGACGCGATTTGCGGTCGTAAAACATTTACAACACATTCAG GTGAACTGACATCCAACAACTTTCCCACAgctttttcattgaattcctTCTACCATCAACAATGTACATGGATCCTGGATTCGAAAGTAGAACGTCAATTATTTGTTGAG ATATCGACAGAGCAGAGTCGCTCTTGCAGTGCATGGAACATTTCACTGCATGAATATTCACCATCCGAAGATGATCCCTTACATGCAGGTGTTTTGTTACATTTGTTTTGTCCCAGAGATCGTaaaaagcaatacaacatgcCGTGGAAGCTTAGCACCGTTGTAATTAG AGCTCAAGCAATGACACGAACAGCACCAGTTTATACGATCAAATGGACGTCGCAGGTAGTTCGGTCCAACAATCGTTTGGGTCCACCAACTCCAGCTCCGAATGCTGTGTCAAGTGCTCAAATGTCTATTAAAAGTAGTAGTTGTTTCTACCTTACTTTTTGTGTAAGAATCATAGTTTTAGTGTTATTCGTCACAAAtcgaaattcataa